The Triticum aestivum cultivar Chinese Spring chromosome 7B, IWGSC CS RefSeq v2.1, whole genome shotgun sequence genome window below encodes:
- the LOC123156879 gene encoding adenylate kinase, chloroplastic yields MASSTATAAAVFSALSPPPVGAERPVPQGRLLFRGSGARSSPLRINPARHHGLSPAPRAAKAVEAAKADPLNVMIAGAPASGKGTQCELIKAKYGLVHISAGDLLRAEIATGTDNGKQAKEFMEKGQLVPDEIVVNMVKGRLLQPDAQEKGWLLDGYPRSYSQAMALETLGIRPDIFILLDVPDELLVERVVGRRLDPETGKIYHLKYSPPENEEIASRLTQRFDDTEEKVKLRLQTHYQNIESLVSIYEDIIVKVNGNTTVEDVFGEIEKLLTSSLDKKTEMVAS; encoded by the exons ATGGCTTCTTccacggccaccgccgccgccgtcttctccgctcTCTCACCGCCGCCCGTGGGTGCCGAGAGGCCGGTTCCCCAGGGCCGCCTCCTCTTCCGCGGCTCCGGCGCTCGCTCCAGCCCCCTACGGATCAATCCCGCCCGACACCACGGACTCTCGCCGGCGCCTAGAGCGGCCAAG GCCGTGGAGGCAGCGAAGGCTGACCCTCTAAATGTCATGATAGCGGGAGCTCCGGCGTCCGGGAAGGGCACGCAGTGCGAGCTAATCAAGGCCAAA TATGGTCTGGTGCACATTTCAGCTGGAGATTTGTTAAGGGCAGAAATCGCCACAGGCACCGACAATGGGAAGCAGGCCAAGGAGTTTATGGAGAAGGGACAGCTGGTTCCTGACGAGATCGTTGTTAAT ATGGTGAAGGGGCGTCTTCTGCAACCAGATGCTCAGGAAAAGGGTTGGCTTTTGGATGGTTACCCGAGAAGTTATTCACAGGCAATGGCACTGGAAACTCTTGGAATCCGGCCCGACATTTTCATTCTATTAGAT GTTCCGGATGAACTTCTTGTTGAAAGGGTAGTTGGCAGACGGCTGGATCCTGAAACTGGGAAAATATACCATCTAAAGTATTCTCCGCCTGAGAATGAAGAAATTGCATCCAGGCTTACACAAAGATTTGATGATACAGAAGAAAAG GTTAAGCTGAGGTTGCAGACTCATTATCAAAATATCGAGTCCTTGGTTTCGATATATGAAGATATTATAGTCAAG GTAAATGGAAATACCACGGTGGAAGATGTATTCGGTGAGATTGAGAAGCTGCTCACTTCCAGCCTTGATAAGAAAACAGAAATGGTGGCTAGCTAA
- the LOC123156878 gene encoding alcohol dehydrogenase yields the protein MSLSTASRRALSRIGGALRRSFSSSSVPDASGYHVSGGPSFMRAAVFWEPGRPLTMEEFRMPRPKAGEVLVKTKACGVCHSDLHVMKGELPFASPCVVGHEITGEVVDHGMHTPAEIVNRFPVGSHVVGAFIMPCGNCFYCVKGQEDLCESFFAYNRAKGTLYDGETRLFLRSNGKPVYMYSMGGLAEYCVVPANALAILPNSLPYTESAILGCAVFTAYGALRHAAEMRAGDSVAVIGVGGVGSSCLQIARAFGASEVIAVDVLDEKLQNAKTLGATHTVNAAKEDAVERIKEITGGRGVDVAVEALGKALTFSQCTQSVRDGGKAVMIGLAATNVVGEVDITRLVRRQVKIIGSYGARARQDLPQIVKLAESGAFNLENAISRKCKFEEANSAYEDLNQGKIVGRAVVEIMQC from the exons ATGTCCCTCTCCACCGCCTCCCGCCGCGCCCTCAGCCGGATCGGTGGCGCCCTCCGGCGGTCCTTCTCGTCGTCGTCGGTGCCGGACGCCTCGGGGTACCACGTGTCCGGTGGGCCGAGCTTCATGCGCGCGGCCGTGTTCTGGGAGCCCGGCCGCCCGCTCACCATGGAGGAGTTCCGCATGCCGCGCCCCAAGGCCGGCGAGGTCCTCGTCAAGACCAAAG CTTGTGGAGTCTGCCACTCTGATCTCCATGTCATGAAAGGCGAACTCCCTTTCGCCAGCCCTTGTGTTGTTGGCCATGAGATCACCGGGGAGGTTGTCGACCATGGCATGCACACGCCCGCTGAGATCGTCAATAG GTTCCCAGTTGGCAGTCATGTTGTTGGAGCCTTCATAATGCCCTGTGGGAATTGCTTTTACTGTGTGAAG GGCCAGGAAGACCTCTGTGAGTCTTTCTTTGCGTATAATCGTGCTAAAGGAACACTATACGATGGTGAAACCCGACTGTTTCTACGCAGCAACG GAAAACCAGTGTACATGTACAGTATGGGCGGGCTTGCGGAGTACTGTGTTGTGCCGGCCAATGCACTAGCAATTCTTCCTAACTCGTTGCCGTACACAGAGTCAGCCATTCTAGGATGTGCTGTGTTCACCGCGTATGGCGCTTTGAGGCATGCTGCTGAAATGCGTGCCGGTGATTCAGTAGCAGTGATTGGGGTTGGAGGGGTCGGATCAAG CTGTTTACAGATAGCAAGAGCCTTTGGAGCTTCCGAAGTCATTGCGGTAGATGTTCTTGATGAGAAACTTCAGAATGCAAAAACACTTGGAGCAACCCACACTGTAAACGCAGCTAAAGAAGACGCTGTTGAAAGGATCAAG GAAATTACTGGTGGGAGAGGTGTGGATGTGGCTGTGGAGGCACTTGGCAAGGCATTAACATTTTCCCAGTGCACCCAAAGTGTGCGAGATGGAGGTAAAGCTGTTATGATTGGGCTTGCTGCAACAAACGTAGTAGGCGAGGTGGATATAACCCGTCTTGTTCGCCGACAG GTCAAAATCATTGGCTCGTATGGTGCAAGAGCCAGGCAAGATCTTCCTCAGATAGTCAAGCTTGCTGAGAGCGGCGCCTTCAATCTCGAGAACGCCATATCAAGGAAATGCAAATTCGAAGAGGCAAACAGCGCCTATGAGGATCTCAACCAGGGCAAGATCGTTGGCCGGGCTGTAGTTGAAATCATGCAGTGCTGA
- the LOC123156880 gene encoding phosphatidylinositol-3-phosphatase SAC1 isoform X1, giving the protein MAAEADDPTAASATLEKFRLYETRARFYVIGSSREKRWFRVLKIDRSEPSELHLSEDPVWYSQQEVKSLLQRIAEGNRSTGGLTFVTKAYGIAGCIKFLESYYLILVTKRRQIGCICGHAIYCIDESQMITIPHSSVQTDVATSKNELRYKKLLASVDLTKDFFYSYTYPIMQSLQQNVTSAGMKETPYENLFVWNTFLTEPIRSKCHNALWSVALVHGHFKQVKLSVFGRELNVILISRRSRHFAGTRYLKRGVNDHGKVANDVETEQIVFEEEAGSWKGRMSAIVQMRGSIPLFWSQEAGRLSPKPDIFVQRYDPTYEATKLHFEDLAQRYGQPIIILNLIKTVEKRPREMMLRREFFNAVGYLNQNVPEERKLRFIHWDFHKFAKSKSANVLGVLGGVASEALDLTGFYYSGKPKVQKRRSIQLSRTSTARDVEIRASSGDLPRLSSNADALGSIASQDMRKEDSKHEPLGDAPCYQTGVLRTNCIDCLDRTNVAQYAYGLAALGRQLHAMGLTDVSKIHPDSTIASALMEMYQSMGDALAHQYGGSAAHNTVFPERQGKWKATTQSREFLKSIKRYYSNAYTDGEKQDAINLFLGYFQPQEGKPALWELDTDYYLHVTTAGDDSYHLSSPHGNNVPGGSGDAMSPRPTLSPVPACKEDFSRMKLTSFDKLIERTCSSIRNVRLHCDADLRPSGGVGTSAMAPDAAEIQLKSPNWLFGQRKHAETVPTAKVTPVENANEGNKDETNVSLCGELNWLSSSADSCEEDNFRRYLAFTTADVDNGWYSGALLYDQDENSGAYKHYSEFCQGPVMDPFEHDPEKEGHYREALSMDIELTDDAQVEAEMKAALDDYQVIGSDLSIIPSCGSLAEDPSQLTRWIIGDEKLRVVGAVQ; this is encoded by the exons GGTGGTTTCGGGTGCTCAAGATTGACCGCTCGGAGCCGTCGGAGCTCCACCTCAGCGAGGACCCCGTCTGGTACTCCCAGCAGGAGGTCAAGAGCCTGCTCCAGCGCATCGCCGAGGGCAACCGCTCCACTGGCGGCCTCACCTTCGTCACCAAGGCCTACGGCATCGCAG GTTGCATCAAGTTCTTGGAGTCATATTACCTGATTTTAGTCACCAAGCGTCGTCAAATCGGTTGCATTTGTGGCCATGCTATATATTGTATAGATGAGAGCCAGATGATCACCATCCCGCACTCGTCTGTACAGACAGATGTTGCAACCTCTAAGAACGAGCTAAG GTACAAGAAGCTTTTGGCCAGTGTTGATCTCACAAAGGATTTCTTCTATAGCTACACATACCCAATCATGCAGAGCTTGCAGCAGAATGTCACCTCTGCAGGGATGAAGGAAACACCTTATGAAAATTTGTttgtatggaacactttcctgaCAGAGCCGATTCGCTCAAAGTGCCACAATGCTCTGTGGAGTGTAGCTCTGGTTCATGGACACTTTAAGCAG GTCAAGCTGTCAGTATTTGGCAGGGAGTTAAATGTTATTCTCATTTCGAGAAGATCTCGGCATTTTGCTGGTACACG GTATTTAAAAAGAGGCGTGAATGACCATGGAAAAGTTGCAAACGATGTTGAAACAGAGCAAATAGTATTTGAAGAGGAAGCTGGTTCCTGGAAGGGAAGAATGAGCGCAATAGTACAGATGCGAGGATCAATCCCTCTCTTTTGGTCACAAGAGGCTGGCCGACTTAGTCCTAAGCCTGATATTTTTG TGCAGAGGTATGATCCTACTTATGAAGCAACCAAGTTACATTTTGAGGATCTCGCTCAGCGATATGGACAGCCTATCATAATACTTAATTTAATAAAG ACTGTTGAAAAAAGGCCACGGGAGATGATGCTCAGGCGTGAATTCTTTAATGCAGTTGGATATCTTAATCAGAATGTCCCAGAAGAGAGGAAACTGAGATTCATCCACTGGGATTTTCATAAATTTGCGAAAAG CAAGTCCGCAAATGTGCTGGGTGTTTTAGGAGGTGTGGCGAGCGAAGCACTGGACCTTACTGGATTTTACTACAGTGGGAAGCCAAAAGTTCAAAAAAGAAGGTCTATCCAGCTTAGTCGAACTAGCACTGCAAG GGATGTTGAAATAAGAGCTAGTTCTGGAGACCTTCCGAGACTCTCTAGTAATGCTGATGCACTTGGTTCTATAGCTTCTCAGGATATGAGAAAAGAGGATAGCAAACATGAGCCTCTTGGTGATGCTCCTTGTTATCAAACTGGAGTTCTTCGTACGAATTGCATAGACTGCCTGGATCGCACAAATGTCGCACAGTATGCTTATGGCCTTGCTGCTTTGGGGAGGCAACTTCATGCGATGGGACTGACAGATGTTTCAAAAATCCACCCAGATAGCACCATCGCTTCAGCTTTAATGGAAATGTACCAGAGCATGGGTGATGCACTTGCTCATCAGTACGGAGGCTCTGCAGCACATAATACG GTTTTCCCCGAGAGGCAAGGGAAGTGGAAGGCTACTACTCAATCTAGGGAGTTTCTGAAATCAATTAAACGATATTACAGCAATGCCTACACCGACGGTGAGAAACAAGATGCTATAAATTT ATTTCTAGGTTATTTCCAACCTCAAGAAGGAAAACCGGCTCTCTGGGAACTGGATACTGATTACTATCTCCACGTGACAACAGCTGGTGATGATAGCTACCATCTTAG TTCCCCACATGGAAATAATGTGCCCGGGGGATCTGGAGATGCCATGAGCCCAAGACCCACATTGAGCCCTGTGCCAGCATGTAAAGAGGACTTCTCAAGGATGAAACTTACTTCATTTGACAAACTTATAGAAAGAACCTGTAGTTCGATAAGGAATGTGAGGCTTCATTGTGATGCTGATCTAAGGCCAAGTGGTGGTGTTGGAACTTCTGCAATGGCACCAGATGCCGC TGAGATACAACTTAAAAGCCCAAACTGGTTGTTTGGTCAAAGAAAACACGCAGAGACAGTTCCAACGGCAAAAGTCACCCCAGTTGAAAATGCGAATGAGGGAAACAAAGACGAGACAAATGTGTCTTTGTGTGGGGAACTGAACTGGCTTTCCTCCTCGGCAGATTCATGCGAGGAGGACAACTTCAGAAG GTATCTAGCATTCACGACAGCGGATGTAGATAATGGCTGGTACAGTGGAGCACTGCTATACGATCAAGATGAGAACAGCGGTGCTTATAAACATTACTCAGAATTTTGCCAG GGTCCAGTCATGGATCCTTTCGAGCACGACCCCGAGAAAGAAGGGCACTACAGGGAGGCTCTTAGCATGGACATTGAACTTACAGACGATGCACAGGTGGAGGCAGAAATGAAAGCCGCTCTGGACGACTACCAGGTGATAGGTTCAGATCTGAGCATCATCCCGTCGTGCGGCTCCCTCGCCGAGGACCCAAGCCAGCTGACAAGGTGGATCATTGGGGACGAGAAGCTGCGCGTCGTCGGCGCTGTGCAGTAG
- the LOC123156880 gene encoding phosphatidylinositol-3-phosphatase SAC1 isoform X2 codes for MITIPHSSVQTDVATSKNELRYKKLLASVDLTKDFFYSYTYPIMQSLQQNVTSAGMKETPYENLFVWNTFLTEPIRSKCHNALWSVALVHGHFKQVKLSVFGRELNVILISRRSRHFAGTRYLKRGVNDHGKVANDVETEQIVFEEEAGSWKGRMSAIVQMRGSIPLFWSQEAGRLSPKPDIFVQRYDPTYEATKLHFEDLAQRYGQPIIILNLIKTVEKRPREMMLRREFFNAVGYLNQNVPEERKLRFIHWDFHKFAKSKSANVLGVLGGVASEALDLTGFYYSGKPKVQKRRSIQLSRTSTARDVEIRASSGDLPRLSSNADALGSIASQDMRKEDSKHEPLGDAPCYQTGVLRTNCIDCLDRTNVAQYAYGLAALGRQLHAMGLTDVSKIHPDSTIASALMEMYQSMGDALAHQYGGSAAHNTVFPERQGKWKATTQSREFLKSIKRYYSNAYTDGEKQDAINLFLGYFQPQEGKPALWELDTDYYLHVTTAGDDSYHLSSPHGNNVPGGSGDAMSPRPTLSPVPACKEDFSRMKLTSFDKLIERTCSSIRNVRLHCDADLRPSGGVGTSAMAPDAAEIQLKSPNWLFGQRKHAETVPTAKVTPVENANEGNKDETNVSLCGELNWLSSSADSCEEDNFRRYLAFTTADVDNGWYSGALLYDQDENSGAYKHYSEFCQGPVMDPFEHDPEKEGHYREALSMDIELTDDAQVEAEMKAALDDYQVIGSDLSIIPSCGSLAEDPSQLTRWIIGDEKLRVVGAVQ; via the exons ATGATCACCATCCCGCACTCGTCTGTACAGACAGATGTTGCAACCTCTAAGAACGAGCTAAG GTACAAGAAGCTTTTGGCCAGTGTTGATCTCACAAAGGATTTCTTCTATAGCTACACATACCCAATCATGCAGAGCTTGCAGCAGAATGTCACCTCTGCAGGGATGAAGGAAACACCTTATGAAAATTTGTttgtatggaacactttcctgaCAGAGCCGATTCGCTCAAAGTGCCACAATGCTCTGTGGAGTGTAGCTCTGGTTCATGGACACTTTAAGCAG GTCAAGCTGTCAGTATTTGGCAGGGAGTTAAATGTTATTCTCATTTCGAGAAGATCTCGGCATTTTGCTGGTACACG GTATTTAAAAAGAGGCGTGAATGACCATGGAAAAGTTGCAAACGATGTTGAAACAGAGCAAATAGTATTTGAAGAGGAAGCTGGTTCCTGGAAGGGAAGAATGAGCGCAATAGTACAGATGCGAGGATCAATCCCTCTCTTTTGGTCACAAGAGGCTGGCCGACTTAGTCCTAAGCCTGATATTTTTG TGCAGAGGTATGATCCTACTTATGAAGCAACCAAGTTACATTTTGAGGATCTCGCTCAGCGATATGGACAGCCTATCATAATACTTAATTTAATAAAG ACTGTTGAAAAAAGGCCACGGGAGATGATGCTCAGGCGTGAATTCTTTAATGCAGTTGGATATCTTAATCAGAATGTCCCAGAAGAGAGGAAACTGAGATTCATCCACTGGGATTTTCATAAATTTGCGAAAAG CAAGTCCGCAAATGTGCTGGGTGTTTTAGGAGGTGTGGCGAGCGAAGCACTGGACCTTACTGGATTTTACTACAGTGGGAAGCCAAAAGTTCAAAAAAGAAGGTCTATCCAGCTTAGTCGAACTAGCACTGCAAG GGATGTTGAAATAAGAGCTAGTTCTGGAGACCTTCCGAGACTCTCTAGTAATGCTGATGCACTTGGTTCTATAGCTTCTCAGGATATGAGAAAAGAGGATAGCAAACATGAGCCTCTTGGTGATGCTCCTTGTTATCAAACTGGAGTTCTTCGTACGAATTGCATAGACTGCCTGGATCGCACAAATGTCGCACAGTATGCTTATGGCCTTGCTGCTTTGGGGAGGCAACTTCATGCGATGGGACTGACAGATGTTTCAAAAATCCACCCAGATAGCACCATCGCTTCAGCTTTAATGGAAATGTACCAGAGCATGGGTGATGCACTTGCTCATCAGTACGGAGGCTCTGCAGCACATAATACG GTTTTCCCCGAGAGGCAAGGGAAGTGGAAGGCTACTACTCAATCTAGGGAGTTTCTGAAATCAATTAAACGATATTACAGCAATGCCTACACCGACGGTGAGAAACAAGATGCTATAAATTT ATTTCTAGGTTATTTCCAACCTCAAGAAGGAAAACCGGCTCTCTGGGAACTGGATACTGATTACTATCTCCACGTGACAACAGCTGGTGATGATAGCTACCATCTTAG TTCCCCACATGGAAATAATGTGCCCGGGGGATCTGGAGATGCCATGAGCCCAAGACCCACATTGAGCCCTGTGCCAGCATGTAAAGAGGACTTCTCAAGGATGAAACTTACTTCATTTGACAAACTTATAGAAAGAACCTGTAGTTCGATAAGGAATGTGAGGCTTCATTGTGATGCTGATCTAAGGCCAAGTGGTGGTGTTGGAACTTCTGCAATGGCACCAGATGCCGC TGAGATACAACTTAAAAGCCCAAACTGGTTGTTTGGTCAAAGAAAACACGCAGAGACAGTTCCAACGGCAAAAGTCACCCCAGTTGAAAATGCGAATGAGGGAAACAAAGACGAGACAAATGTGTCTTTGTGTGGGGAACTGAACTGGCTTTCCTCCTCGGCAGATTCATGCGAGGAGGACAACTTCAGAAG GTATCTAGCATTCACGACAGCGGATGTAGATAATGGCTGGTACAGTGGAGCACTGCTATACGATCAAGATGAGAACAGCGGTGCTTATAAACATTACTCAGAATTTTGCCAG GGTCCAGTCATGGATCCTTTCGAGCACGACCCCGAGAAAGAAGGGCACTACAGGGAGGCTCTTAGCATGGACATTGAACTTACAGACGATGCACAGGTGGAGGCAGAAATGAAAGCCGCTCTGGACGACTACCAGGTGATAGGTTCAGATCTGAGCATCATCCCGTCGTGCGGCTCCCTCGCCGAGGACCCAAGCCAGCTGACAAGGTGGATCATTGGGGACGAGAAGCTGCGCGTCGTCGGCGCTGTGCAGTAG